The Candidatus Margulisiibacteriota bacterium region CCAGAAGTTTTAAGTAAAGAGGATTCCATAAAATGGAAAAAGTTTTGTGAAGATAGGCTAATTAATCCCATGATTGATGAAAAACCAGATATCTTTGTTTATAAAGAAAAATTGGAAACTATACTCTCTGGGCAATTATCTGAAAGAGACCAAAATGTTCTTTCTTCTCTTTCTTCTTATGTAAATTCATTAGAGACATCTTTAAAGTAAGTTTTTGTAATCTTTATATAGCGAAGATTTTGACGAAGGAGTTTACATTGAGAGGAACCGTAAATGACTGAGAAGAAAGCAAAGCTATGGGACATTTAAATGGTGGACAGAGTTGGATTCGAACCAACGTACGGTCACCCGAGCAGATTTACAGTCTGCCGCCTTTAGCCACTCGGCCATCTGTCCATTTAATATATTCCATAACTATATCAATTTTCTGTTACAGCTTAAAGCCTTTAGCTCCCGAAAGGTTCGAAATCTTTGATTTCGCTTCCTTTCGAGGATTCTCGAGAAATTACAAAATCAAAGATTTTTATTTCTCGGAACACTCGGCCATCTGTCCATTTAATATATTCCATAACTATATCAATTTTCTGTTACAGCTTAAAGCCTTTAGCTCCCGAAAGGTTCGAAATCTTTGATTTCGCTTCCTTTCGAGGATTCTCGAGAAATNNNNNNNNNNNNNNNNNNNNNNNNNNNNNNNNNNNNNNNNNNNNNNNNNNNNNNNNNNNNNNNNNNNNNNNNNNNNNNNNNNNNNNNNNNNNNNNNNNNNTCCTTTCGAGGATTCTCGAGAAATTACAAAATCAAAGATTTTTATTTCTCGGAACACTCGGCCATCTGTCCATTTAATGTATTCCATAACTATATCAATTTTCTGTTACAGCTTAAAGCCTTTAGCTTGCGAAGTGGGGTCCACAAAACGTAAACATTATTATATGAAAGATGCCTAGATTAAGCAAGTTTATTTATGCCAACCATCTATATTTCCCCCTCTTCCCACTTATTAAGATAAACAGAAAATATAACAAGGCTATGATAAACTTGAAGCTATGATGGATATAAGATGGAAGCAACGTTTTAATAATTACCAAACCGCTTTAGAATCATTATCTGATGGTGTGAATCTCTCCAAATCAAGAAAACTAACTGATTTGGAAAAACAAGGAATTATACAAGGCTTTGAATTTACACATGAGCTGTACTGGAAAACTGTTAAAGATTTTCTGGAACACACTGGAAACATCAAAATATATGGCTCAAAAGATGCCACAAAAGAAGCCTTCGCTCATGAACTGATTTCCAGCGGAGATGACTGGATGAATATGATCGAAAGCAGGAACCTTACCTCTCACACCTATAATAAAAAAATAGCCAATGACATTGTTTCCAAAACCATTGATATATATTATGCCCTTTTAAAACAATTTGAAGAAACAATGACCAGGCTACTCTAAAATGAACAACGGTATAAGTCAGGAATCCAGCACTAAACTCATCAATCTTTTTAAAAAAACCAATAATCTAACAGAAGTCAAACTTTATGGTTCTAGGGCTCTAGGCACTTATAAAGAGTGGTCAGACATTGATATTTCCATTATGGACAATGAATTTTCAGCCGATGACTTGCTACAATTGTCCAACAATATAGATGACCTCCTTATTCCATACAAAGTAGATATTTCCATCTTTAAAAAGTTAGACAATGTTGATCTTATCAAACATATTAACAACCATGGAGTTACCTTTTATAAAAAAAATTAATCAACACCTCTTAGTAACTATCTTGCAAATAAAATAAATAAACACCCTTATTTATAAAACTTGATAACAATTATACGTTCAAGGTATACTCTTTCTTAAATAAAGAAAGGTTATTTCTAATGGCAGAAGAAACACAAAACAACACAACAAAAGAACCCCTCTCTTCGAACGAGAACACGTCAGAGGTTGATGTTAAAAATAAAAAATTACTTATAAAATACGCAGTTGCTATAGCTGTAGTCGGATTAATCTGTGCGTTATTCTACTCTTTCTTAATAAATTACATAAAAGCTATTCCTAATGTACGTGTTCCGAATGTCGTTGGCTTAGACGTAAATGATGCAGAATTTATTTTAAAACAAGAAAACCTTGAACCACTGCTAGGCGGAAGTCGGTTTTCAGAAGAAGCAACACCTAACATTATTCTAGCAACCGACCCTGAGCCAGGAAGAACAGTTAAGGCAGGAAGAAAAATATTGTATATACTCAACAGCGGTCAAGAACAAATTAGCCTACAGCACTTATCTGGGCTCTTACCTGAACAAGCGAGCGCTTTGTTAGCCGAATACAACATTACTATCCAGCAACTAGAAGACGCTTTCTCCGCAGAATATAAAGAAGGCACTATAATTTCAACAAGTCCTAATGGTGGAGAATACATCGAAAGAAACAGTACAATTGACATAATTGTTTCTAAAGGTTTTCCTGTCACTATTACTATCAATAAAATCATAGAAGGCAGCAACAAAGCCTTGGTGAATATTTCGTTACAAATACCTAATTCTGAAACTAATAAGAAAACAAATATAAAAATAGTTTCTGTCTCTGGAAGTATTCCAAAAACCCTTTTTAATGAAGATATCCCTTCTGGAAAAGAGCTTTATTTTGAGCTTGAAGAACTTTTAGGTAACAAAATCGATGTTTTCTTTAATGACAATCTTGCAAAAACGGCACTTGTTTTGTTTTAACTAATGCCTCAAACCGCAGTTGTTTGTAAGCTTCACAATAATATCTTCACTCTATTAAATACCACAACTAAACAAGAACTTCTCGCGTATAAAAAAAAGTCCATTGAAAGCCCTGCAGTTGGCGATCAAGTAGAGTTTGAACAAGACAGCCAAGGAACGATAATCACCAAAATACTACCCAGAAAAAACTTAATCAAAAAACCACTTCTTGCAAATGTCGACCTTATCTTGTTTGTAGTCTCAATAAAAGACCCTGATTATTCTTATTACCTGATAGATTGCTTTCTAAGTTACTATAGCCACTTACAAGTTACGCCGATCATCGTCTTTAATAAAACAGACTTATCTACAGAAGAAAACAAAAAACAACTATCTTTGTACATTAAGCTTGGCTATGACTGTTACTTCGTTTCTGCTATCTCTCTATCCAAAGAAGACAAAGAAACTATCTTTAAATTAATCACCAACAAAACCATTGCTTTTGCAGGCAATTCTGGTGTTGGAAAATCAACACTAATTAACCAGCTCTTTGGAACAAATTTTATCAAAACAGGTGCAATCTCTGAAAAAACTAAAAAAGGAAAACAAACCACCTCCCAAACAGTTCTATACTTTAACAAAGAACATAACTGCTTTCTAGCTGACACACCTGGCTACTCAATGATTGACCTTGAAACGCTGAAAGAAGCCAATCTAAAACATTTGTTTCCGGAATTTTCTAAATATGATGGAAAATGTAAATTTGATAACTGCCAACATCTCAATGAACCTCAATGTGCCATAAAAGAGTTCACAAATAATGGTCATATTCACAAGTCGCGATACGAATCATACGTTAAAATTTATTCGGAATTAAAAAAAATAAAACCTAAATATTAAACGCCTAGCTTCTTTTCCACCTTTCAGCATTATAAATTGCCTCTTTATCTCTGATTTTAACTTTTCGCGTGTCAGCTTTAGGCTTTCAGCTTTTAGCTTTTAGCTTTATAATAAACACATGGCACTAATAGCACCTTCGATTCTTTCTGCTGATTTCAATAATCTAGAACAAGACATTAAAGCAATCTGCTCAGCAGACTACGTGCACATCGACGTTATGGATGGACAGTTTGTTCCCAATATAACAATCGGCCCCGTTGTCATAAAAAACCTTAAAAAAATTACAAATCTTCGACTTGATGTTCACTTGATGATAGTTAACCCTGAAAATTTCATCCAAGATTTTCGAAACGCTGGAGCAGACATAATCACAGTTCACTATGAAGCAAGCAACCATTTAGATAGACTTATTAACCAAATTAAAGCCAGTGGCGCAAAAGCTGGTGTCTCCATTAATCCTGCTACTCCAGTAGAAAACATTTTTCCTGTTCTGGGAATGGTAGACCTTGTTCTAATAATGTCTGTAAATCCTGGCTTTGGTGGTCAAAAATTTATAGAATACACTCTAGAAAAAGTAAGAACCCTAAAAAATAAAATCAAAGAACTTGGACTACAAACCCTGATAGAAATAGATGGCGGCGTAACAATAGAGAACGCAAAAGCAATTACGGAAGCAGGAGTAGATATTTTGGTCGCGGGCTCAACAATTTTCAATAGCAAAAACATTCCAGAAACAATCTCTATTCTAAAAAATGCTTAGCCCTGCTCAATCTCTCGATAGCAAATTCATGAAAAAAGCTTTATCTTTAGCCATTAAAGGCGCAGGAAGTGTTTCTCCCAACCCAATGGTTGGAGCAATAGTTGTTAAAGATAATAAAATTATTGCCTCTGGGTTTCACCAAAAATACGGAGAAGCTCATGCAGAAAAAATAGCACTTAACAGAGCTGGTGCCGAAGCAAACGGAGCCACTCTCTATGTTACCCTTGAACCTTGTTGTCATTTTGGAAAAACACCACCATGCACTGATGCAATTATTGAAGCTGGAATTTCTAAAGTCGTCGTAGCCATGAAAGACCCAAACCCTCTTGTTTCAGAGTCTGAAAATATCTTAAAGACTAATGGAGTTGCTATTGAGTTTGGGATGCTTGAAAAAGAAGCAAAAGTGCAGAACCAACAATTTATAAAAAACATTAAATATAACCGTCCCTATGTAACACTTAAATTAGGAACAACTCTTGATGGCAAAATAGCTGATAGATTTTACAATAGCAAATGGATAACAAATGAAAAAAGTCGTGAATATGTCCATCAGCTCAGATATGAACATGATGCTATTCTAGTCGGTGCCGGAACAGTCTGTAGCGACAACCCTACGCTTACTGTACGTCACACAAAAAAGAAACTTAATTGGACTAAAATAATAGTAGATCCTTTTTTACAAGTTCCTCCCAATGCCAAAATATTTGAATCAGGAAACAGAATAGTCTTCGTAACCCAATACCCAGCATTGGTTAATGAAAAAGAAGAATTCAAGAAAAAACTTCAAGCCATATCTGACCAAGGCAGCGACTTTATTTTCCTTGAATTAAAAGAATCTGGGTTTGATATTAAAAGACTTCTTAAAGAAATATATGCATTAAATATTTTTTCTATTTTTGTGGAAGGAGGCAGTCAAATAGCCTCATCCTTTCTCCAAAGTAATTCCGTTGATAGATTCATCCGTTTCATTGCTCCAAGGTTGTTAAACGACGATAAAGCTATCCCCATGTTCAAACTAGATAAAACGCTTATCGAATTTCCCTTGGAACCAGTGCTGGTCAACACTAAAACCTTTGACCAAGACGTTATGCTAGAATATTTGCTTCATAAATACTAAGGGTTGTTGTTTCATAAAAGTACTAATTGAACTATTCAATTATTGGTT contains the following coding sequences:
- the rsgA gene encoding ribosome small subunit-dependent GTPase A gives rise to the protein MPQTAVVCKLHNNIFTLLNTTTKQELLAYKKKSIESPAVGDQVEFEQDSQGTIITKILPRKNLIKKPLLANVDLILFVVSIKDPDYSYYLIDCFLSYYSHLQVTPIIVFNKTDLSTEENKKQLSLYIKLGYDCYFVSAISLSKEDKETIFKLITNKTIAFAGNSGVGKSTLINQLFGTNFIKTGAISEKTKKGKQTTSQTVLYFNKEHNCFLADTPGYSMIDLETLKEANLKHLFPEFSKYDGKCKFDNCQHLNEPQCAIKEFTNNGHIHKSRYESYVKIYSELKKIKPKY
- the ribD gene encoding bifunctional diaminohydroxyphosphoribosylaminopyrimidine deaminase/5-amino-6-(5-phosphoribosylamino)uracil reductase RibD; its protein translation is MLSPAQSLDSKFMKKALSLAIKGAGSVSPNPMVGAIVVKDNKIIASGFHQKYGEAHAEKIALNRAGAEANGATLYVTLEPCCHFGKTPPCTDAIIEAGISKVVVAMKDPNPLVSESENILKTNGVAIEFGMLEKEAKVQNQQFIKNIKYNRPYVTLKLGTTLDGKIADRFYNSKWITNEKSREYVHQLRYEHDAILVGAGTVCSDNPTLTVRHTKKKLNWTKIIVDPFLQVPPNAKIFESGNRIVFVTQYPALVNEKEEFKKKLQAISDQGSDFIFLELKESGFDIKRLLKEIYALNIFSIFVEGGSQIASSFLQSNSVDRFIRFIAPRLLNDDKAIPMFKLDKTLIEFPLEPVLVNTKTFDQDVMLEYLLHKY
- a CDS encoding nucleotidyltransferase substrate binding protein; amino-acid sequence: MMDIRWKQRFNNYQTALESLSDGVNLSKSRKLTDLEKQGIIQGFEFTHELYWKTVKDFLEHTGNIKIYGSKDATKEAFAHELISSGDDWMNMIESRNLTSHTYNKKIANDIVSKTIDIYYALLKQFEETMTRLL
- a CDS encoding nucleotidyltransferase domain-containing protein, whose product is MNNGISQESSTKLINLFKKTNNLTEVKLYGSRALGTYKEWSDIDISIMDNEFSADDLLQLSNNIDDLLIPYKVDISIFKKLDNVDLIKHINNHGVTFYKKN
- a CDS encoding PASTA domain-containing protein, with product MAEETQNNTTKEPLSSNENTSEVDVKNKKLLIKYAVAIAVVGLICALFYSFLINYIKAIPNVRVPNVVGLDVNDAEFILKQENLEPLLGGSRFSEEATPNIILATDPEPGRTVKAGRKILYILNSGQEQISLQHLSGLLPEQASALLAEYNITIQQLEDAFSAEYKEGTIISTSPNGGEYIERNSTIDIIVSKGFPVTITINKIIEGSNKALVNISLQIPNSETNKKTNIKIVSVSGSIPKTLFNEDIPSGKELYFELEELLGNKIDVFFNDNLAKTALVLF
- the rpe gene encoding ribulose-phosphate 3-epimerase, whose product is MALIAPSILSADFNNLEQDIKAICSADYVHIDVMDGQFVPNITIGPVVIKNLKKITNLRLDVHLMIVNPENFIQDFRNAGADIITVHYEASNHLDRLINQIKASGAKAGVSINPATPVENIFPVLGMVDLVLIMSVNPGFGGQKFIEYTLEKVRTLKNKIKELGLQTLIEIDGGVTIENAKAITEAGVDILVAGSTIFNSKNIPETISILKNA